A genomic region of Trichothermofontia sichuanensis B231 contains the following coding sequences:
- a CDS encoding PIN/TRAM domain-containing protein → MLDAIIVVIFILAGAGVGYYGIDFLPTGALEQVNNQEGLRFVLAGFSALVGGVTGLAIQAGYRRLERQAREMPVDRLLSRAVGLVLGLLVANLTLAPLFLLPIPWELAFIKPLAAILGSIMFGFSGMTLADIHGRTLLRLINPHSVETMLVAEGTLKPACTKILDTSCIIDGRVQVLLDTGFLEGQILVPQFVLQELQQVADASNEQKRVRGRRGLDILKQMKETYPDRIVIHSADYEDIPTVDAKLVRLAQELNATLLTNDYNLNKVATLQRVVVLNINDLAQALRPTYLPGDNLNLKILKGGKEPAQGVGYLDDGTMVVVEEGSVHIGHELQVVVTGALQTSAGRMIFAKPQGSSIVAS, encoded by the coding sequence ATGTTAGACGCCATAATCGTTGTCATCTTTATCCTGGCCGGGGCCGGTGTCGGTTACTACGGGATCGACTTTTTACCCACAGGTGCCCTTGAGCAAGTCAACAATCAGGAAGGGCTACGTTTTGTCCTGGCCGGGTTCTCCGCCCTGGTTGGCGGAGTCACGGGACTTGCGATCCAAGCAGGCTATCGTCGCCTGGAACGGCAGGCCAGGGAAATGCCCGTGGATAGGCTCCTGAGTCGGGCAGTGGGGCTAGTGCTGGGTTTATTGGTGGCGAACCTGACCCTGGCACCCCTATTCCTGTTGCCCATCCCCTGGGAGTTAGCCTTTATCAAACCCCTTGCAGCCATTTTAGGCAGCATCATGTTTGGATTTTCCGGCATGACACTGGCCGATATTCATGGCCGGACCCTGCTGCGGCTGATCAACCCCCACTCAGTGGAAACCATGCTGGTGGCAGAGGGAACCCTCAAACCTGCCTGTACCAAAATCCTCGATACGAGTTGCATTATTGATGGACGAGTCCAGGTTTTACTGGATACGGGCTTTTTAGAGGGGCAGATCCTCGTGCCCCAGTTTGTGTTGCAGGAGTTGCAGCAGGTAGCCGATGCCTCCAATGAGCAGAAACGGGTGCGTGGACGGCGGGGGTTGGATATCCTCAAACAGATGAAGGAAACCTATCCCGATCGCATTGTGATCCATTCTGCCGATTATGAAGACATCCCCACGGTGGACGCTAAACTGGTACGGCTGGCCCAGGAATTGAACGCGACCTTATTAACCAACGATTACAACCTGAATAAGGTAGCAACGTTGCAACGGGTAGTCGTGCTCAACATTAACGACCTAGCCCAAGCCCTACGACCCACCTATCTACCCGGCGATAACCTTAACCTGAAAATCCTCAAGGGAGGCAAGGAACCCGCCCAAGGGGTTGGCTATCTGGACGATGGCACGATGGTAGTGGTGGAGGAAGGCAGTGTCCATATTGGTCATGAACTTCAGGTCGTGGTCACGGGTGCCCTGCAAACGTCGGCGGGCCGCATGATTTTTGCCAAACCCCAGGGGTCCTCGATCGTCGCCTCCTGA
- a CDS encoding matrixin family metalloprotease, whose amino-acid sequence MAVNFSMSHLFTTSIPPRCSCPLCRFAYTGRTAPTGWQPQRWAQRASGDVAIDALLGRHSNGEVARQQVGPGGTITFSFVTAATAAAYPAAEDETNIREVNGRIKENVREILRGVFGSVLPLTFVEVPDSPASQIRIMFSDGPGPGGNAYSYYPGTPEVGGSIHLQANNEQAAMTAYSSGPGSFGYLTLIHELGHALGLKHPGNYNAIGDGNNAIEPPFLSFDLDNTRNTVMSYNPDLTALEPSTLMAYDIRALQFLYGARTDFAAGDTVYRFDGDTFPAAIQTLWDGGGTDTLDFRALPGGDYLFDMRPGGLLTSRSAAGAIAYAAKSDASGTEYRTFSYGRVIAFNVTIENLFGSGSRDEITGNDATNLIVGGQGDDAIIGNRGSDTLRGGKGNDLIRGGKGLDVLLGDDGDDTLWGDRGADTLTGGVGNDRFVLEAGRGPDTITDFQPGSDRLGLANGLQFAQLRITGIEGGTVIHLAGSGEEMARLLGIEPDSIGAANFTGFT is encoded by the coding sequence ATGGCAGTTAATTTCTCCATGTCTCACCTCTTTACCACCTCTATCCCGCCGCGCTGTTCTTGTCCGCTCTGTCGCTTCGCCTATACAGGGCGCACTGCACCAACAGGATGGCAGCCGCAGCGATGGGCACAGCGGGCGAGTGGGGACGTGGCGATCGATGCCCTATTAGGACGTCACAGCAATGGGGAGGTGGCCCGTCAACAGGTTGGGCCTGGGGGAACCATTACCTTTAGCTTTGTTACGGCAGCGACGGCGGCTGCCTATCCAGCGGCTGAGGATGAAACCAACATTCGGGAAGTGAATGGGCGGATTAAGGAAAATGTGCGGGAAATCCTGCGGGGGGTGTTTGGGTCGGTTTTACCCCTGACGTTTGTTGAAGTCCCGGACTCACCGGCCAGCCAAATTCGCATCATGTTCTCCGATGGGCCAGGGCCGGGGGGCAATGCCTATAGCTATTATCCTGGCACGCCGGAAGTTGGGGGATCGATCCACCTACAGGCGAATAACGAACAGGCGGCGATGACTGCCTATTCCAGTGGGCCGGGGAGTTTTGGCTATCTTACCCTGATTCATGAGCTGGGTCATGCCCTAGGGCTGAAACATCCCGGCAACTACAACGCGATCGGGGATGGCAACAATGCGATCGAACCGCCGTTCCTAAGCTTCGATCTGGACAATACCCGCAATACGGTCATGTCCTATAACCCGGATCTGACGGCTTTGGAACCCAGTACCCTTATGGCCTATGACATTCGGGCGTTGCAATTTCTCTACGGTGCCCGCACAGACTTTGCGGCAGGGGATACGGTCTACCGCTTTGATGGCGATACGTTTCCTGCGGCGATCCAGACGCTTTGGGATGGGGGCGGTACTGATACTCTCGACTTTAGGGCCTTACCAGGGGGAGATTACCTGTTTGATATGCGCCCAGGGGGTCTTTTGACGAGTCGATCGGCAGCGGGAGCGATCGCGTATGCGGCCAAATCGGACGCCAGTGGCACCGAGTATCGGACTTTTAGCTATGGGCGGGTGATTGCATTTAATGTGACGATCGAAAATCTCTTCGGCTCAGGGAGCCGCGATGAGATTACGGGGAACGATGCCACAAATCTGATTGTCGGGGGGCAGGGGGATGACGCGATCATCGGCAACCGGGGATCGGATACGCTGCGAGGGGGAAAGGGGAATGATTTGATCCGAGGCGGGAAAGGGCTGGATGTGCTTTTGGGCGATGATGGTGATGATACCCTCTGGGGCGATCGCGGTGCGGATACGCTCACGGGCGGGGTTGGCAATGATCGCTTTGTCCTGGAAGCGGGTCGGGGGCCAGATACAATCACGGATTTTCAACCGGGCAGCGATCGTCTGGGCTTAGCCAACGGGTTGCAGTTTGCTCAACTGCGCATCACTGGGATAGAGGGTGGTACCGTGATACACTTGGCAGGCAGTGGGGAGGAGATGGCCCGACTGCTGGGGATTGAACCAGACAGCATTGGGGCGGCTAATTTTACAGGCTTTACCTAA
- the rlmD gene encoding 23S rRNA (uracil(1939)-C(5))-methyltransferase RlmD has protein sequence MAQWQQGQVVEVTIVDLNDQGAGVGRLDNWVVFVPDTVPGDRVQVRLVQVKRQYGYGQLQRVITPSPDRCRPACIVADKCGGCQWQTVAYERQLAAKQNQVIQALQRLAALPVPAVAPILAAAHPLGYRNKATYPLRRSATGQVQAGYYRKRSHRLINLNQCPVQDPRLDPLLAGIKPDLTAQGWSIYDEATHQGTLRHLALRIGRRTGEILLTLVVRDYRLPNLETQVRTWLQRYPRLVGVCLNHNPDRTNVIFGEETACVAGRAYLYEEFAGLRFRVEPTTFFQVYTEQAEQLFLKLCDRLRLTGHEILIDAYCGVGSFTLPLAQRVRQVIGLEVSAVAIAQARMNAAENQITNVSFQVGRVEDWLPQLTVQPDVVWLDPPRKGCDRRVLDALLTLKPQHIVYISCKPATLARDLKVLCQEGEYQVKWVQPADFFPQTPHVECAVWLWR, from the coding sequence ATGGCACAGTGGCAGCAAGGACAAGTTGTCGAGGTAACGATCGTCGATCTCAATGATCAAGGGGCTGGGGTAGGACGGTTAGACAACTGGGTGGTCTTTGTGCCGGACACGGTTCCTGGCGATCGGGTTCAGGTGCGGCTGGTCCAGGTGAAACGCCAGTACGGCTACGGTCAACTTCAGCGGGTCATCACGCCTTCGCCCGATCGCTGCCGCCCTGCCTGTATTGTTGCGGACAAGTGTGGTGGGTGTCAGTGGCAAACCGTGGCCTACGAACGTCAGTTAGCAGCCAAGCAAAATCAGGTCATCCAGGCCCTACAACGCCTAGCGGCGCTGCCGGTGCCTGCTGTGGCACCGATTCTGGCTGCTGCCCATCCCCTAGGCTATCGCAATAAGGCCACTTATCCCCTGCGGCGTTCGGCCACGGGCCAGGTGCAAGCAGGCTACTACCGTAAAAGGAGCCATCGGTTGATCAATTTGAATCAATGTCCAGTACAGGATCCCCGATTGGACCCTTTGCTGGCTGGGATTAAACCGGATCTCACGGCCCAGGGGTGGTCAATCTATGATGAGGCCACTCACCAGGGGACGTTGCGTCACCTCGCCCTTCGCATCGGTCGGCGCACGGGGGAAATCCTGCTGACGCTGGTGGTGCGTGATTATAGATTACCTAATCTGGAGACTCAGGTTCGCACTTGGTTGCAGCGCTATCCTAGGTTAGTGGGGGTGTGTTTAAACCATAATCCCGATCGCACCAATGTTATTTTTGGTGAAGAGACTGCCTGTGTAGCAGGACGGGCGTATTTGTATGAGGAATTTGCGGGGTTGCGGTTTCGGGTGGAACCTACTACGTTTTTTCAGGTTTACACTGAGCAAGCCGAGCAATTATTCCTTAAGCTCTGCGATCGCCTGCGCTTGACGGGCCATGAGATCCTGATTGATGCCTACTGTGGGGTGGGGAGCTTTACCCTACCGCTGGCCCAACGGGTGCGACAGGTGATCGGGTTAGAAGTCTCTGCTGTTGCGATCGCCCAGGCTCGCATGAACGCGGCGGAGAACCAAATCACCAACGTGAGTTTTCAGGTGGGACGGGTGGAAGACTGGTTGCCGCAATTAACTGTTCAGCCAGATGTGGTGTGGCTAGATCCGCCCCGAAAGGGCTGCGATCGCCGGGTTTTGGACGCTCTTCTTACTCTCAAACCCCAACATATTGTTTATATCAGTTGTAAGCCTGCTACCTTGGCACGGGATCTTAAAGTGCTCTGCCAAGAAGGCGAATATCAGGTAAAGTGGGTCCAACCGGCAGATTTCTTTCCCCAAACTCCCCACGTGGAGTGTGCGGTATGGCTATGGCGGTAG